The genomic segment CCGCGCCGCTCGGGGCTTGCTTCGCAACCCGCTCGCTTGGGCTTCGCCACATTTGCTTCTGTCACTTTGTTTGCATGCGCAAACTCGTGCCATTGCAAACGTCGGCTAGGCTTGGTCGTTAGGCGAACAGCTCTGCATGACGCTCCTTTAGGCCCTCGCGGGCTTCCGTGCCCGCCTTTATCCACGAGTTTTTAATTATTGAATATGCATAAAAATATGTATAATTATATGTATTGACAAAGATTTGATCACCGTCTATTTTCTATATAGATGGAGTTTGAATGGGATCCTACAAAGAATGAAGAAAATTTGCGGAAACACGGAATTGATTTCTTTGAGGCTCAACGAGCATTCTTGGACCCAAACAGGGTTATTACTTTAGATGTTACCCATTCCTCTGAATTTGAAAAGAGATATTATTGTTTTGGTCTCATTGATTCGCATGTTTCTACAGTAAGATTTACTGTTAGAAATAATAAGATCCGAATCTTTGGAGCAGGTTATTGGAGACAAGGTAAGAAAGTTTATGAAAAAGAAAATAAAATACACTGATGCGCCAGTATCTATATCATCTTCTATTAAATCTTCTACAGTAGTTGATGATTTTCTACCGCCTCCGAGCAAGCTCGTTTTGAAAGAGGACAATTCCAGAATAACTATAGTCTTAAGTAAAAAGAGCATTTCTTTCTTTAAAAAGGAATCTAAAAGATCTGGTGTTCCTTATCAAACTATGATTAAAAAGGTTTTGGATTTATATACAGAGCATTATACTCATAAATAATTCTTAACGCCATCCATGGCTCAATTTTGTTGTATTAGCTGCAGAGCCGTCGCCTAACTATCGGCTTGGCGTTACGCTTCGGGACGCTTATGCGCCCTCGCTCCAGGCTCCGCCAAATTTCGCTTTGTCACTCGCCTTGCAAAAGCAAGTCTTGCGCCAAGTCCTTCGGACTCGCGAAACGTCGCCAATCCTTGGTCGTTATACGCCATGCCTAAATGATTTTCAAAATTGAGAACTCAAAATGACAAAAGATGACTTCAAAGTAGATCTACTGAGTCTAGATGAGCATTATATAGTATCGAAGTGGGTGACGGAAAGAATTCCTCACATTTTCAACGGAAATATAGAAGAGTATATGAAGTGGAAAATCACATTATCGCACTTACTTGAGATTGACAGTAAGGAAATAATTTTCACAGGGAGTAGCTGTCTTGGTTTTAGTATGAATCCGAATAAAAATTTCAAAGACTTTGATCAGAAGTCAGACGTTGATATTGCAATAATATCGCACTATCATTTTGATATGTCTTGGTTTACGTTAAGACATTTAGGTACAAAATTTTATGATCTAAATTACGTAGAAAAAGCTTCTTTAGACGACCATAAGAATAGATTAATTTATTGGGGTACTATTGCTACAGATAAAATTTTGCAATTATTACCATTTAGTAAACAATGGATGGAAGCAGTTTCGAAGTTACAAAACTTAATGCCTATTGACGGAAAAGAAATCAACTTTAGAATTTATAACGATTTTGATTCTTTTAAATCATATAATATAAATACCATTCGAAAGTTAAAAGATATTGTGCTTC from the Leptospira hartskeerlii genome contains:
- a CDS encoding BrnT family toxin; its protein translation is MEFEWDPTKNEENLRKHGIDFFEAQRAFLDPNRVITLDVTHSSEFEKRYYCFGLIDSHVSTVRFTVRNNKIRIFGAGYWRQGKKVYEKENKIH
- a CDS encoding CopG family transcriptional regulator, which codes for MKKKIKYTDAPVSISSSIKSSTVVDDFLPPPSKLVLKEDNSRITIVLSKKSISFFKKESKRSGVPYQTMIKKVLDLYTEHYTHK